In Bacillus kexueae, a genomic segment contains:
- the kynA gene encoding tryptophan 2,3-dioxygenase has protein sequence MENEKGIQTDFKNRMTYGEYLQLDQILSAQNRLSDHHDEMLFIVIHQVSELWMKLILHELREAIACIERDELDPAFKMLARVSKIQSQIISAWDVLSTLTPSEYMQFRDKLGQASGFQSYQYRMIEFALGYKSDHVLKIYEKDEKLIEELKEAYAAPSIYDVAIKQLKNAGFSIPDELVNRDYTKPYKGDPAVEAAWLEVYKDVETYWNLYELAEKLIDIEDWIQQWRFRHMKTVERIIGHKMGTGGSSGVTYLKKVLDHSFFPELWDIRTKLS, from the coding sequence ATGGAAAACGAAAAAGGAATTCAAACGGACTTTAAAAACAGAATGACTTACGGAGAATATTTACAATTAGATCAAATTTTATCTGCTCAAAATCGCCTTTCCGACCATCACGATGAAATGCTCTTTATCGTCATTCATCAAGTAAGTGAACTGTGGATGAAACTGATTTTACATGAACTTCGAGAAGCCATTGCATGTATTGAAAGAGACGAACTTGACCCTGCGTTTAAAATGCTTGCGCGTGTATCAAAAATTCAATCTCAAATCATATCAGCTTGGGATGTACTCTCTACCCTTACACCATCTGAATATATGCAATTCCGGGACAAGCTAGGGCAAGCTTCAGGCTTCCAATCCTATCAATATCGAATGATTGAATTTGCACTAGGCTATAAATCAGACCATGTTTTAAAAATTTATGAAAAAGATGAAAAACTTATTGAAGAATTAAAAGAAGCTTATGCTGCTCCAAGTATTTATGATGTTGCCATTAAACAACTCAAAAACGCTGGTTTTTCAATCCCAGATGAGCTCGTGAATCGAGACTACACAAAACCGTATAAGGGAGATCCTGCGGTAGAAGCTGCTTGGCTTGAAGTTTATAAAGATGTAGAAACGTACTGGAATTTATACGAGCTAGCCGAAAAACTTATTGATATCGAGGATTGGATTCAGCAGTGGCGCTTTCGTCATATGAAAACGGTTGAGCGCATAATCGGACATAAGATGGGTACTGGAGGGTCATCTGGCGTCACCTATTTAAAGAAAGTGCTTGATCATTCGTTCTTTCCTGAATTATGGGATATTCGCACGAAGCTTTCCTAA
- a CDS encoding threonine/serine exporter family protein — protein MEVCLLAGKIMLKNGAETYRVEDTMMRMAKAFGVAHCESFVTPTGIIFSIPELEQTKLVRIPERTTDLHKVVVVNEISRKISSGHISVEEAFKQLKVADERNDHYPTWIQVTAASLSSGCFLIMFQGLWVDFLPAMLAGGLGFLTLLWIHSLIKIKFFAEFFASFVIGIVAYSLVYFHFGTDLDKIIIGSVMPLVPGLLITNAVRDLMAGHLVAGLSKGAEACLTAFAIGAGIAVVLSI, from the coding sequence ATGGAAGTTTGCTTGCTAGCGGGAAAAATAATGCTGAAAAATGGAGCAGAAACGTATCGAGTAGAAGATACGATGATGCGAATGGCTAAAGCATTTGGTGTAGCGCATTGCGAAAGCTTTGTCACGCCGACGGGTATTATTTTTTCAATTCCGGAATTAGAACAGACGAAACTCGTTCGTATTCCTGAAAGAACGACTGATTTACATAAAGTAGTCGTCGTAAATGAAATATCTCGAAAAATTAGTAGTGGACATATTTCGGTGGAAGAAGCTTTTAAACAGTTAAAAGTTGCAGATGAGCGAAATGATCATTACCCAACATGGATACAAGTAACAGCAGCTTCGTTATCGAGCGGTTGTTTTCTCATTATGTTTCAAGGTTTATGGGTTGACTTTTTACCAGCGATGCTTGCTGGCGGCCTAGGGTTTTTGACATTATTATGGATTCATTCACTTATTAAAATAAAATTTTTCGCTGAATTTTTCGCATCCTTTGTAATTGGGATTGTCGCTTATTCTCTTGTTTATTTTCATTTTGGTACGGACTTAGACAAAATTATTATCGGCTCAGTTATGCCATTAGTTCCAGGCCTTCTCATAACAAACGCAGTGAGGGACTTGATGGCAGGGCATTTAGTAGCTGGACTATCAAAAGGTGCGGAAGCCTGTCTAACTGCGTTTGCAATCGGGGCAGGGATTGCTGTCGTGTTATCAATTTAA
- a CDS encoding threonine/serine exporter family protein: protein MIEQWVTAFIASAAFGIIFNVPSRTLWQCGIVGAIGWIFYFTLVQYEFDQVFATFFASVIVAFISHIFAKMYKTPMIIYSVAGIIPLVPGGLAYNAMRHIVLHDYTKAIEFASVAFMISGAIAMGLVFSEVLNQVFVKKERSMRHTKMGNPS, encoded by the coding sequence ATGATTGAACAATGGGTAACCGCGTTTATTGCATCAGCCGCTTTCGGCATTATTTTTAATGTACCGAGTCGAACCCTTTGGCAATGTGGAATCGTTGGAGCGATTGGATGGATTTTTTATTTTACACTTGTTCAATACGAATTTGATCAAGTATTTGCGACTTTTTTTGCCTCTGTCATTGTCGCTTTTATTAGTCATATTTTTGCTAAAATGTATAAAACGCCAATGATTATCTATTCCGTAGCTGGCATCATTCCGCTCGTCCCGGGAGGTTTAGCGTATAATGCGATGCGGCATATTGTCCTGCACGATTACACGAAAGCGATTGAATTTGCCTCTGTTGCTTTTATGATATCAGGAGCTATTGCAATGGGACTTGTATTTTCTGAAGTTTTAAACCAAGTGTTCGTGAAAAAAGAGAGATCGATGCGTCATACAAAAATGGGAAATCCATCATAA
- a CDS encoding universal stress protein, with the protein MSFHYRNIVVAIDGSEEADRAFKKSLPIAKRNDATLIITHVLDDRYGVVTAYAPGIIDEVEIRAKELLEKYEVEAKQAGIDNVVTFLSHGSPKVKIAKEVAPKFDADLIICGATGLSAVERILIGSVSEHIIRFAQCDVLVVRQDEH; encoded by the coding sequence ATGAGTTTTCACTATCGTAACATTGTCGTAGCCATTGACGGATCCGAGGAAGCAGATCGCGCATTTAAAAAATCTCTACCGATTGCGAAAAGAAACGATGCAACTTTAATCATTACACATGTATTGGATGATCGATACGGGGTTGTGACAGCTTATGCCCCAGGTATCATTGATGAAGTTGAAATACGGGCAAAAGAGCTTTTAGAGAAATATGAAGTAGAAGCAAAGCAAGCTGGCATTGACAACGTTGTTACATTTCTTTCCCACGGTTCTCCAAAGGTGAAAATCGCAAAAGAAGTTGCCCCAAAGTTTGATGCTGACTTAATTATTTGTGGAGCAACGGGACTAAGTGCTGTTGAACGAATCTTGATTGGAAGTGTTTCCGAGCATATCATCCGCTTTGCTCAATGTGATGTACTCGTTGTTCGACAAGACGAACATTAA
- a CDS encoding sodium-dependent transporter, which translates to MENRRDQWSSKLGFILSSAGAAIGLGAIWKFPYVTGMSGGGAFFLIFIAFTVLIGLPMLISEFIIGRGAQKEAISAYQKLAPNSHWVWVGRLGVVGCFLLLSFYSVVGGWVLIYAAMSILGMIIQEGAQYPDLFGMVISSPGITFLGLFLFLLMNVLVLSFGIQNGIERANKYLMPLLFVFFIVLVIRSLTLDGAIEGVRFFLTPSFENITSEAILYALGQSFFALAVGFSCMVTYSSYLKKDVNIPRAASWVVIMNIFVSMLAGLAIFPAVFSFGLEPAEGPGLLFIVLPTVFSQMPFGELFLSLFLLLFLFATLTSSFSLLEIIVSAFTANGTRSRPRVAWISGLIVFIAGIPAALSFSLLSEYQLFGKTVFDATDFLVSNLLLPIGCLLIALFIVHKMDQQLVQEEFLLGSQENHSLYRIWRLLMKWLVPISIIVVFINLLTS; encoded by the coding sequence ATGGAGAACCGTCGGGATCAATGGTCATCTAAACTAGGGTTTATATTATCATCGGCTGGGGCAGCAATTGGACTAGGTGCAATTTGGAAATTCCCTTATGTAACGGGTATGAGCGGTGGAGGTGCGTTTTTTCTTATTTTCATCGCATTCACGGTTTTAATTGGGTTACCTATGCTCATTTCAGAATTTATTATTGGCAGAGGGGCTCAGAAAGAAGCCATTAGCGCTTATCAAAAGCTCGCACCGAACTCTCATTGGGTATGGGTAGGTCGACTGGGTGTGGTTGGATGTTTTTTACTCCTTTCTTTTTATAGTGTCGTAGGAGGCTGGGTGCTTATTTACGCAGCCATGTCGATACTAGGTATGATCATTCAAGAGGGCGCGCAGTATCCAGACCTTTTTGGTATGGTTATATCCTCACCTGGAATTACCTTTTTAGGGTTATTTCTATTCTTGTTGATGAATGTTTTAGTTTTATCATTTGGTATTCAAAACGGAATCGAACGGGCGAACAAATATTTAATGCCGTTATTATTTGTCTTCTTCATCGTATTAGTCATTCGTTCCCTAACACTAGACGGGGCAATAGAAGGGGTACGCTTTTTCTTAACACCAAGTTTTGAGAATATAACAAGTGAGGCAATTCTTTATGCACTTGGCCAATCCTTTTTTGCTTTAGCTGTTGGGTTTTCATGCATGGTAACGTACAGCTCATACTTAAAGAAGGATGTCAATATTCCTCGCGCAGCAAGCTGGGTGGTCATCATGAACATATTTGTATCCATGCTTGCGGGACTTGCCATCTTCCCTGCAGTCTTTTCCTTTGGGCTAGAGCCTGCTGAAGGGCCGGGTCTTTTATTTATCGTTTTACCGACCGTCTTTAGTCAGATGCCGTTTGGTGAGTTGTTTTTAAGTTTATTTTTACTTTTATTCTTGTTTGCCACATTGACGAGCTCATTTAGTTTACTTGAAATTATCGTTTCAGCCTTCACTGCTAACGGAACGCGCTCACGTCCGAGAGTAGCATGGATATCAGGTCTTATTGTATTTATTGCAGGAATTCCAGCTGCTCTATCGTTCAGTCTACTATCAGAATATCAACTGTTTGGAAAAACAGTTTTTGATGCGACCGATTTTCTCGTGAGCAATCTATTATTACCGATTGGTTGCTTACTCATTGCTCTCTTTATCGTTCATAAAATGGACCAACAACTCGTACAGGAGGAATTTCTCCTAGGGAGTCAGGAAAATCATTCGCTCTATCGAATATGGCGACTACTAATGAAATGGCTTGTGCCAATTAGTATTATCGTCGTCTTTATCAACTTACTCACTTCTTAA
- a CDS encoding uroporphyrinogen-III synthase, translated as MASLDEKRVAVTGSRKLEEIGTMVEKRGGIAVPRPIQKTVKCSPEEMEQGIRTFVETGADWVVLTTGIGTSTLIEAAHTFQLKDQFLQQLQKSNIAVRGYKTLQVLKNHGITPNAVDDDGTNEGLLRVLQQHTFTNKRIFVQLHGEPVPRLTNFFIAQGAKVNEILPYKTVVPNPDLVVKLVSEIIRREVDVVAFTASPQVRVLFQIAEERGVLGQLINAFNQDVVALAVGKVTGSELTERGIQRIIMPEHERMGAMIVELDRFFQQRINAK; from the coding sequence TTGGCAAGTTTAGATGAAAAACGAGTGGCCGTAACAGGATCAAGAAAGTTAGAAGAGATTGGAACAATGGTTGAAAAAAGAGGAGGAATAGCAGTTCCTCGACCGATTCAAAAGACCGTTAAGTGTTCACCCGAGGAGATGGAACAAGGGATTCGAACATTTGTTGAAACGGGTGCAGATTGGGTTGTGCTAACAACTGGGATTGGAACATCAACCTTAATCGAAGCAGCTCACACATTTCAGTTAAAAGATCAATTCCTACAGCAATTACAGAAGTCGAACATTGCTGTAAGGGGCTATAAAACACTTCAAGTTTTAAAAAACCATGGAATTACACCCAATGCTGTTGACGACGATGGAACAAATGAAGGGCTTTTACGCGTCTTACAACAACACACATTTACGAATAAACGTATTTTCGTTCAACTACATGGTGAACCGGTTCCGAGGTTGACGAACTTTTTTATCGCTCAAGGGGCGAAAGTAAATGAAATTTTACCATATAAGACGGTTGTTCCCAATCCAGACCTCGTCGTGAAATTGGTCAGTGAAATCATAAGGCGAGAAGTAGATGTTGTAGCGTTTACAGCTTCCCCGCAAGTGAGGGTCTTGTTTCAAATAGCAGAAGAAAGAGGCGTACTGGGTCAACTTATCAATGCGTTCAATCAAGATGTAGTGGCGTTGGCAGTAGGAAAAGTAACAGGAAGTGAATTAACGGAAAGGGGTATCCAGCGTATTATTATGCCAGAGCATGAGCGGATGGGCGCGATGATCGTCGAACTAGACCGATTCTTTCAACAGAGAATAAATGCTAAATAG
- the kynB gene encoding arylformamidase, with amino-acid sequence MWIDISQTFHNEIAHWPGDTPFSYAITFPKSVTGSVNIGKITTSVHTGTHVDAPFHFNDNGETIEQLDIQPFIGTALLVDVSAYDHITVNVFSDCDFSKANQLLLRTVRKQNQDQFPVKIPTISPDIAPFLREKGIRLLGVDVPSVDPLDSKDMESHHTLYQHGIAILENVVLHHLTTGLYDLIALPLKIKGADGSPVRAVVRKWRDSNE; translated from the coding sequence GTGGATTGATATCTCCCAAACCTTCCATAATGAAATTGCACATTGGCCAGGCGACACACCATTCTCTTATGCCATAACATTTCCAAAGTCGGTGACTGGATCCGTCAATATTGGAAAAATAACCACAAGTGTGCACACAGGCACACATGTCGATGCACCGTTCCATTTTAATGACAATGGGGAAACAATAGAACAATTGGATATTCAACCCTTTATCGGGACAGCACTACTCGTTGACGTATCAGCCTATGACCATATCACTGTAAACGTTTTCTCGGATTGCGACTTTTCAAAGGCGAACCAACTATTACTTCGAACGGTGAGAAAGCAAAATCAAGATCAATTCCCAGTAAAGATCCCGACTATTTCACCTGACATAGCGCCATTCCTACGAGAGAAGGGTATTCGACTACTTGGCGTTGATGTACCATCTGTAGACCCATTAGATAGTAAAGATATGGAATCCCATCACACTCTTTATCAACACGGCATTGCCATACTAGAGAATGTTGTGCTTCATCATCTAACAACCGGTTTGTATGATCTAATTGCTTTACCTCTCAAAATCAAAGGAGCTGACGGCAGCCCAGTTCGTGCCGTCGTTCGAAAATGGAGGGATTCGAATGAGTAA
- a CDS encoding flotillin family protein — MLEAIGFMIFLVPILILAAIGAGIWWFIMKTRYKTAKSNQALIIAGPKLGDPKKETNIFTDEEGRAIKIIRGGGHLLRMHQTATPIDLTSFQLKLTTPKVYTSGGVPIVADAVAMVKVADTLKGIAIYAEQFLGKKQQEIEAEIGEVLSANLRAILSKMTVEEINEDREAFNAQVTEIAQKQLDEMGFKITSLGLTDLRDADPENGYLENLGRPRIAEVRKKAEIAEADSDKETRIHRAKADQEAKEEEYKRQIEIAQAQKEKDLKDAAIKEETERARAKSEQAYELEKSILEKQVQEEQLKLMAQKKEEELRIKKLEREHAVKLEAQESEIRKAKADAEYYETTKRAEADARKAEIDGLAQAEIKRKQGLAEAEVIRKRGEAEAEAKRMLAEAIAKHGEVVILEKLIDMLPAYAEKVAQPLSNIDSVKIIDTGNGEGVSSFGKSVTNTMLQLQEPLKELTGVDLSKLLSDLANRGNTHTVVRTEVTNEASNETPNDTTVKQEEELDQNE; from the coding sequence ATGTTAGAAGCAATAGGATTCATGATTTTTCTCGTACCCATATTGATTTTAGCTGCAATTGGTGCCGGCATCTGGTGGTTTATTATGAAAACACGCTATAAAACAGCAAAGTCAAACCAAGCGCTCATTATTGCAGGACCTAAGCTAGGCGACCCGAAAAAAGAGACAAATATATTCACTGATGAAGAAGGTCGAGCTATTAAAATCATTCGTGGTGGTGGTCATTTACTTCGAATGCACCAAACGGCAACTCCAATTGATTTAACTTCCTTTCAACTAAAACTAACGACACCAAAAGTATATACGAGTGGAGGAGTTCCAATCGTTGCAGATGCTGTCGCGATGGTGAAAGTAGCCGATACATTAAAAGGAATAGCCATTTATGCGGAGCAATTCTTAGGTAAAAAGCAACAAGAGATTGAAGCGGAAATTGGGGAAGTTTTAAGCGCAAATCTTCGCGCGATTCTTTCCAAAATGACCGTAGAAGAAATAAACGAAGACCGTGAAGCCTTTAATGCGCAAGTAACGGAAATCGCTCAAAAGCAATTGGATGAAATGGGATTTAAAATCACATCCCTCGGGCTAACCGATTTACGAGATGCAGACCCTGAAAACGGTTATTTAGAAAACCTTGGCCGTCCGCGTATTGCGGAAGTCCGTAAAAAAGCGGAAATTGCTGAAGCAGATAGTGATAAAGAAACACGAATTCACCGTGCTAAAGCAGATCAAGAAGCAAAGGAAGAAGAGTACAAACGACAAATCGAAATCGCACAGGCTCAAAAAGAAAAAGATTTAAAGGATGCAGCTATTAAAGAAGAAACAGAGCGAGCGCGTGCTAAATCAGAGCAAGCTTACGAGTTAGAAAAATCCATTCTTGAAAAGCAAGTACAAGAGGAACAATTAAAACTAATGGCCCAGAAAAAAGAAGAAGAGCTACGCATTAAAAAGCTCGAGCGTGAACACGCAGTTAAACTTGAAGCTCAAGAAAGCGAGATTCGAAAAGCCAAAGCAGATGCTGAATATTACGAAACAACGAAACGAGCAGAAGCAGATGCGCGTAAAGCTGAGATTGACGGCTTAGCTCAAGCAGAAATTAAACGTAAACAAGGTTTAGCAGAAGCAGAAGTCATCCGTAAACGTGGAGAAGCGGAAGCGGAAGCAAAGCGCATGCTTGCTGAAGCTATTGCCAAGCATGGTGAAGTCGTCATTTTAGAAAAACTAATCGATATGCTACCAGCTTACGCTGAAAAAGTGGCTCAACCTCTATCAAATATCGACTCAGTCAAAATCATTGACACTGGAAATGGCGAGGGAGTCAGTTCATTCGGAAAAAGCGTCACGAATACGATGCTACAACTTCAAGAGCCACTGAAAGAATTAACTGGTGTAGACTTATCAAAGCTTTTAAGTGACTTAGCTAATCGAGGAAATACGCATACAGTTGTTCGAACAGAAGTGACCAATGAAGCGTCGAATGAGACGCCAAACGACACAACTGTAAAACAAGAAGAAGAACTAGACCAAAACGAATAA
- a CDS encoding EcsC family protein, with protein MTQTESRNELLTHLEEIRKWEEDQKGLWFWERISRLPFKILDRLTPQLIHKKIGQALDEIGSYLQTGGKYLVSEKSITKRYEKKLNIEGIDLADIAKQPIAVMDEISDNIIASRAKIAMTQGATTGIGGLFTLTIDIPLILGLSLKTLQEIALTYGFDPNDKRERVFIIKCLQFASSDIVGKKAIIEELATYDEPNENVNRKMISQVQGWREVMVSYRDNFGWKKLLQMVPIAGILFGSFVNKSMIEDIGEAGKMLYKKRRILQKLENSTPQK; from the coding sequence TTGACACAAACAGAATCACGTAACGAGTTACTTACACATCTAGAAGAAATTCGGAAATGGGAGGAAGACCAAAAGGGTCTATGGTTTTGGGAGCGTATTAGCCGCCTTCCCTTTAAAATTCTCGACCGCCTCACTCCCCAATTGATCCACAAGAAGATTGGACAAGCTTTAGATGAAATCGGAAGCTATCTTCAAACAGGTGGAAAATATTTAGTATCGGAAAAAAGTATTACGAAACGCTATGAAAAGAAACTAAACATTGAGGGAATAGACTTAGCAGACATTGCAAAGCAGCCCATAGCGGTAATGGATGAAATTAGTGACAACATTATCGCCTCAAGGGCGAAGATTGCCATGACACAAGGGGCAACCACTGGGATTGGTGGGCTTTTCACGTTGACAATTGATATCCCGCTTATCCTCGGTCTTTCTCTAAAAACACTCCAAGAAATCGCCCTCACTTATGGATTTGACCCAAATGACAAACGGGAGCGAGTATTTATCATTAAGTGCCTTCAATTTGCTTCATCAGATATTGTCGGTAAGAAAGCGATTATCGAAGAATTGGCTACTTACGACGAGCCTAATGAAAATGTTAATCGAAAGATGATTTCACAGGTACAAGGCTGGCGGGAAGTAATGGTCAGTTATCGGGACAACTTTGGTTGGAAGAAGCTCTTACAAATGGTGCCCATTGCCGGAATTTTATTTGGGTCATTTGTTAATAAATCAATGATTGAAGATATTGGAGAGGCTGGTAAGATGCTGTACAAAAAGCGCCGAATTTTACAGAAGCTAGAAAACTCTACCCCCCAGAAATAA
- a CDS encoding TspO/MBR family protein, translating into MRKSTGLVFFLVYAGSFLFSATSPKRPMWYRRLNKSKWTPPGHVIGVVWSILYLFIAASVAFVYERKSAHKKTTIFYTVFIFNYMFNLAFSFVFFRLRSRFFGMVVTMVVSLTSIWLIVLAKPISKLSAILLVPYALWSTFASYLAYKIYWLNR; encoded by the coding sequence ATGAGAAAATCAACAGGTCTCGTCTTTTTCCTTGTTTATGCGGGATCCTTTTTATTTTCGGCAACTTCACCGAAGCGTCCTATGTGGTATCGCCGCCTAAATAAGTCAAAGTGGACTCCTCCTGGGCATGTCATTGGAGTAGTTTGGAGTATTTTATATTTGTTCATAGCAGCTTCGGTTGCGTTTGTGTATGAACGAAAGAGCGCGCATAAAAAGACGACTATATTTTATACCGTTTTCATATTTAATTACATGTTTAACTTAGCTTTTAGTTTCGTCTTTTTTCGGTTGCGATCTCGTTTTTTTGGAATGGTTGTGACGATGGTTGTTTCGTTGACCTCTATTTGGCTCATTGTATTGGCCAAACCGATATCGAAGCTTAGCGCAATCTTACTTGTTCCATATGCCTTATGGAGTACGTTTGCTTCTTATTTAGCGTACAAAATCTACTGGTTAAATCGTTAG